Proteins found in one Lysinibacillus fusiformis genomic segment:
- a CDS encoding DUF2487 family protein, whose protein sequence is MYFNANDVTSFMAQKDFIDTAIVPLVSIDLSAEKMKQSGAEVDFVMSLTSFIEQQFKGRLLVMPPFSYMTTLKNDDLPQQLEAQLHNAGFKHVFFITCDHYWTKSGEIVNMIWLPAIPLESMDASVKKSILEDQLRQVIPMLSTKWAQI, encoded by the coding sequence ATGTATTTTAATGCAAACGATGTAACATCGTTTATGGCACAAAAAGATTTTATTGATACCGCGATTGTTCCACTTGTATCCATTGATCTATCTGCTGAAAAAATGAAACAGAGTGGTGCCGAGGTAGATTTTGTCATGTCTTTAACTTCTTTTATAGAGCAGCAGTTTAAAGGCCGACTACTAGTCATGCCACCATTTTCTTATATGACAACTTTAAAAAACGATGACTTACCACAGCAATTAGAAGCACAATTACATAATGCTGGATTTAAGCATGTGTTCTTCATTACTTGTGACCATTATTGGACAAAGAGTGGAGAGATAGTCAATATGATTTGGTTACCAGCGATTCCGTTAGAAAGTATGGATGCGAGTGTGAAAAAATCCATTCTAGAAGATCAATTACGACAAGTGATTCCAATGCTTTCGACTAAATGGGCACAGATTTAA
- a CDS encoding DUF4097 family beta strand repeat-containing protein encodes MTSKNTLIAMTMIALGILLALIGYFSGGRWLILKDSEGLYVPSNTKLVSQSHTLDAFTSINIVNDYGDVEIVASDSDYKLDTKVLAQEDVTYHIENGTLTIETMAKKKNDFQFGFGNFSSPSIKLYVPKDTKIEAIVIDSNFGDTAIHGLQYQQLNLIQDYGDITFNNTTGDNTEIRQSFGDLTLQQFASNGFTVESEHGDIDIAGSLNGQTTITSSFGDTTLHLQNKQSDLGYDLKTSFGDVSMNDEEQSGTVTQVTNGEHQLNVSLSHGDIDVSLK; translated from the coding sequence ATGACGTCAAAAAATACCCTTATTGCCATGACAATGATTGCATTAGGCATTCTACTCGCATTGATTGGCTATTTTTCAGGGGGTCGCTGGCTGATTCTAAAAGATTCAGAGGGTCTTTACGTCCCAAGCAATACTAAATTAGTAAGTCAGTCTCATACTTTAGATGCGTTCACAAGTATTAATATTGTAAATGATTATGGAGATGTGGAAATTGTTGCAAGTGATAGCGACTATAAATTAGACACAAAGGTCCTTGCGCAAGAAGATGTAACCTATCATATTGAAAACGGCACTTTAACCATTGAAACAATGGCAAAGAAAAAGAATGATTTTCAATTTGGCTTTGGAAACTTCTCTTCCCCTTCAATCAAACTCTATGTCCCAAAAGATACAAAAATAGAGGCGATTGTGATCGACAGTAATTTTGGTGATACAGCCATTCATGGGCTACAGTATCAGCAGCTTAATCTCATCCAAGATTACGGAGATATTACTTTCAACAACACGACTGGTGACAACACAGAGATTAGGCAGTCCTTTGGTGATTTGACGCTTCAGCAATTTGCTAGTAACGGCTTCACTGTTGAGAGTGAGCATGGAGATATCGATATTGCTGGCTCATTAAATGGCCAAACAACGATTACCTCAAGTTTTGGCGATACAACGCTTCACTTACAAAACAAACAAAGTGATTTAGGCTATGACCTCAAAACAAGCTTTGGTGATGTTAGCATGAATGATGAGGAACAAAGTGGCACAGTAACTCAAGTAACCAATGGGGAGCACCAACTGAATGTATCCTTATCACATGGTGATATAGATGTGTCACTAAAATAA
- a CDS encoding biotin--[acetyl-CoA-carboxylase] ligase, with amino-acid sequence MTISMKDEILKRILAADGEAVSGQELADSLGVSRTAVWKHMQTLQEEGYTFETIKKKGYVLTGVPNSLSPTQIELFLKTEHFGREIHYYDVVDSTQTIAHKLAQEGAPHGTIIIGEEQTAGRGRMARPWESAKGTGIWMTVIVRPDVTPQQASSYTLVVAVAVTMAIKTLYKHIEPAIKWPNDLLINGKKCTGILTEMQAEADLVQALLVGIGINANQVAADFSPEIADIATSLQLEAGEEINRAALVASILHYLEQFTELYVKEGFASLKTLWQQLSCTIGQRIEVTTIRERFEGVASGITDDGVLQLTQDDGTIRTIYAGDIKIL; translated from the coding sequence ATGACAATTTCCATGAAGGACGAAATTTTAAAAAGAATATTGGCTGCTGACGGAGAAGCAGTTTCTGGTCAGGAATTAGCAGATTCTCTTGGTGTCTCAAGGACCGCTGTTTGGAAGCATATGCAAACGTTACAAGAGGAAGGGTATACTTTTGAAACAATTAAGAAAAAGGGGTATGTATTGACAGGTGTACCAAATAGCTTGAGCCCTACACAAATTGAGCTTTTTTTAAAGACAGAGCATTTTGGACGTGAAATCCATTATTACGATGTAGTTGATTCTACACAAACCATTGCGCATAAGCTTGCACAGGAAGGCGCCCCACACGGTACGATTATTATTGGCGAGGAGCAAACAGCTGGGCGTGGTCGTATGGCGCGTCCTTGGGAGTCTGCAAAGGGCACAGGTATTTGGATGACCGTTATCGTGCGGCCAGATGTTACACCACAGCAGGCTTCATCCTATACACTTGTGGTGGCAGTAGCTGTCACGATGGCCATTAAAACCTTATATAAACATATAGAACCAGCGATTAAATGGCCCAATGATTTATTGATTAATGGCAAAAAATGTACAGGAATTTTAACAGAAATGCAGGCAGAGGCTGATCTTGTGCAAGCTTTACTTGTTGGAATTGGCATAAATGCAAACCAAGTAGCAGCTGATTTTTCACCTGAAATTGCCGATATTGCCACTTCACTACAATTAGAAGCAGGAGAAGAAATCAATCGTGCGGCACTTGTGGCCTCTATCTTACACTACTTAGAACAATTTACAGAACTTTATGTCAAAGAAGGTTTTGCCAGTCTAAAGACACTATGGCAGCAATTGTCCTGTACAATTGGCCAACGTATCGAGGTAACGACGATACGTGAACGGTTTGAAGGGGTTGCGAGTGGCATTACAGACGATGGTGTCCTGCAGCTGACGCAGGACGATGGAACGATTCGCACGATCTATGCAGGAGATATTAAAATATTATAA
- a CDS encoding menaquinol-cytochrome c reductase cytochrome b/c subunit: protein MHRGKGMKFVGDSRIKANHRMPNVPKDYSEYPGKTEAFWPNFLLKEWMVGAVFLIGYLLLTVAHPSPLEGPADPTRAYTPLPDWYFLFMYQLLKYSFASGPYNVIGAIVIPGLAFGALLLMPFLDKGPERRPSKRPLPTAFMLLTLAAMFYLTWESVVNHDWEAQKAMGAIVETVEFDKESEGYKIYAGSACITCHGEGLEGGAGAPSLMNTGLTVDQIKDIAHNGSESGKMPPGLWTGSDEDLQKLAEFIESLKAE, encoded by the coding sequence ATGCATCGCGGAAAAGGAATGAAATTTGTCGGCGATTCTCGTATTAAAGCGAATCACAGAATGCCGAATGTTCCAAAGGATTATTCCGAATATCCAGGTAAGACGGAAGCTTTCTGGCCGAACTTCTTACTGAAGGAATGGATGGTAGGTGCTGTATTTTTAATTGGATACTTATTACTAACTGTCGCTCACCCGTCACCACTTGAAGGGCCGGCAGATCCAACTAGAGCGTATACACCACTACCGGACTGGTACTTCTTATTTATGTATCAACTTTTAAAATACTCATTTGCTTCTGGTCCATACAATGTAATCGGAGCTATTGTAATTCCAGGTCTTGCATTTGGAGCGCTATTATTAATGCCATTTTTAGACAAGGGTCCAGAACGTCGTCCATCTAAACGTCCATTACCAACAGCGTTTATGTTATTAACTTTAGCTGCTATGTTCTACCTAACTTGGGAGTCAGTTGTTAACCATGACTGGGAAGCTCAAAAAGCTATGGGTGCCATCGTAGAAACAGTTGAGTTCGATAAAGAATCAGAAGGTTATAAAATCTACGCTGGTTCTGCATGTATTACATGTCACGGTGAAGGTTTAGAAGGTGGGGCTGGTGCGCCATCTCTAATGAACACAGGTTTAACGGTTGATCAAATTAAGGACATTGCTCATAATGGTTCTGAGAGTGGTAAAATGCCACCAGGATTATGGACAGGTTCAGATGAAGATCTTCAAAAACTTGCTGAATTCATCGAAAGCTTAAAAGCAGAGTAA
- a CDS encoding YitT family protein has product MLKQIKIRNIIAIMLGAAVFSFGFVHFNIQNQLGEGGLSGITLILYFTLGWDPALMNLLLNIPMFIIGYRLLGKKSFVYTLVGTLSVSLFLKVFQKYQFTIHLEDDMLLVALFAGVFVGLGLGIVFRFGGTTGGVDILARLGHKYFGWSMGKTMFVFDAVVILLSWLTFLDARSMMYTLVAVFVGARVIDFVQEGAYAARGALIISEKSGVIAETIALRMERGITILEGHGHFTKQPKEVIYCVIGRNEVVRLKSIVHEVDPHAFVSIIEVRDVAGEGFTLDDQKQPLH; this is encoded by the coding sequence ATGCTAAAACAGATTAAAATTCGTAATATTATCGCAATAATGCTCGGAGCAGCCGTTTTCAGCTTCGGCTTTGTTCACTTCAACATCCAAAATCAGCTGGGTGAAGGTGGACTAAGTGGGATTACACTGATACTATACTTTACATTAGGTTGGGACCCCGCTTTAATGAACCTGTTATTAAATATTCCCATGTTTATCATAGGTTATCGATTACTTGGAAAAAAATCATTTGTCTATACACTTGTCGGCACTTTATCCGTATCTCTTTTTCTGAAAGTTTTCCAAAAATATCAATTTACCATTCATTTAGAGGATGACATGTTGCTTGTGGCACTGTTTGCTGGTGTCTTCGTCGGACTGGGACTTGGGATTGTCTTTCGTTTTGGCGGCACTACAGGTGGTGTCGATATTTTGGCACGACTAGGGCATAAATATTTTGGCTGGAGTATGGGGAAAACCATGTTTGTCTTCGATGCCGTCGTCATCCTCCTGTCTTGGCTAACGTTCTTAGATGCGCGGTCGATGATGTATACATTAGTGGCCGTATTTGTTGGTGCCCGTGTCATTGACTTTGTTCAAGAGGGAGCCTATGCTGCTCGTGGTGCGCTTATTATATCGGAAAAGTCTGGTGTAATTGCCGAAACAATCGCTCTACGAATGGAGCGAGGTATCACCATTTTAGAAGGACATGGTCATTTTACCAAACAACCGAAAGAGGTAATCTATTGTGTGATTGGTCGCAATGAAGTTGTACGGTTAAAATCTATCGTGCATGAAGTAGATCCGCACGCATTTGTTTCTATCATAGAAGTACGGGATGTGGCAGGAGAAGGCTTCACACTAGACGATCAAAAGCAGCCGCTTCATTAA
- a CDS encoding nucleotide pyrophosphohydrolase, which translates to MADQLTMQALQQRVDDYIGQFKEGYFPPFELLARLTEELGELSREVQDVYGQKKKKSTEDTNSIEEELGDFFFVLVCFANAQGIKLDEALLRVIHKFETRDKDRWTRKDEE; encoded by the coding sequence ATGGCAGATCAACTAACAATGCAAGCATTACAACAGCGTGTCGATGACTATATAGGACAATTTAAAGAAGGGTATTTTCCACCATTCGAGTTACTTGCGCGTCTAACAGAAGAATTAGGTGAACTATCACGTGAAGTTCAGGATGTGTATGGACAAAAAAAGAAAAAGAGTACAGAGGATACAAACAGTATTGAAGAGGAGCTAGGGGACTTTTTCTTTGTATTAGTTTGTTTTGCCAATGCACAAGGTATTAAACTAGATGAAGCACTATTACGCGTCATACATAAATTTGAAACTAGAGATAAGGATCGTTGGACTAGAAAGGATGAAGAATGA
- a CDS encoding CCA tRNA nucleotidyltransferase, which produces MQNNKEWQAAYSVIEQLEQAGFEAVIVGGAVRDALLDRPAHDVDVATNALPEEVKTVFQKTVDIGIQHGTVLVIVPAGPVEVTTYRTDGEYTDHRRPQNVHFVRSLKEDLQRRDFTMNAIAMRRDGSFVDYYDGRQDIEKHLIRAVGEAQKRFAEDALRMLRAIRFSAQLGFTIEANTFTAIQQRAADLAFIAKERIKAELDKLWVGQTVFGGLQKLEDSGLTAYLAGDFQAEQWRDFQTKDALLGWAYFALLQGTAWREIVREYRLSNKELAFVKSVLTAYEALKDGWTNRHYFIYTEQQLEAAQYFAQLRQLNVSIPQQSIQELQAKLPIKHKQELVVNGADLLKWSGKKGGPWVKAALEDMLTAILHQELQNDRQQIRSWLEQHDLT; this is translated from the coding sequence ATGCAAAACAATAAAGAATGGCAAGCAGCCTATTCAGTTATTGAACAACTAGAACAGGCTGGCTTTGAGGCGGTTATTGTCGGTGGAGCGGTAAGAGATGCTTTACTTGATCGTCCCGCCCATGATGTAGATGTTGCTACAAATGCCTTGCCTGAAGAAGTAAAAACTGTATTTCAAAAAACTGTAGATATTGGGATTCAGCATGGGACGGTACTTGTTATCGTACCCGCTGGACCAGTAGAAGTGACAACCTATCGGACAGACGGGGAATATACAGATCATCGAAGACCACAGAATGTGCATTTTGTTCGATCACTAAAAGAGGACTTACAACGCCGCGATTTTACGATGAACGCCATTGCCATGCGTCGTGATGGCTCTTTTGTAGATTATTATGATGGACGTCAAGATATTGAAAAGCACCTTATACGAGCGGTAGGAGAGGCACAAAAAAGGTTTGCAGAAGATGCTTTACGGATGCTACGAGCTATACGTTTTTCAGCACAGCTTGGTTTTACGATCGAGGCGAATACATTCACAGCCATCCAACAAAGAGCTGCTGATTTGGCCTTTATTGCAAAAGAACGCATTAAAGCAGAGCTTGATAAGCTTTGGGTAGGACAAACAGTTTTTGGGGGGCTACAAAAACTAGAGGATAGTGGTTTGACGGCCTATTTAGCAGGTGATTTTCAGGCTGAGCAATGGCGTGATTTCCAAACAAAGGACGCTCTCCTTGGCTGGGCCTACTTTGCCTTACTACAAGGAACGGCATGGCGAGAGATAGTGCGTGAATATCGATTATCTAATAAGGAATTGGCGTTTGTTAAATCCGTTTTAACCGCTTATGAGGCTTTAAAAGATGGATGGACAAATCGTCATTATTTTATCTACACAGAGCAACAACTAGAGGCTGCACAATATTTTGCTCAACTTCGCCAATTGAACGTCTCGATACCACAGCAATCTATTCAAGAATTACAGGCAAAGTTACCGATAAAACATAAGCAAGAATTAGTGGTGAATGGGGCTGATTTACTGAAATGGTCTGGCAAAAAAGGTGGACCGTGGGTAAAAGCCGCGTTGGAGGATATGCTGACAGCCATTCTTCATCAGGAACTTCAAAATGATCGACAACAGATTAGAAGCTGGCTAGAGCAGCATGATCTTACTTAA
- a CDS encoding ubiquinol-cytochrome c reductase iron-sulfur subunit, which translates to MSNNRVSRRQFLSYTLTGVGGFMAAGMLMPMLRFAIDPVLQKHDGGDFVKTEHKVADLTEEPVKVDFSFEQVDAWYKSNVTNVAWVYKNGDQVIALSPVCKHLGCMVDWNGDSGHPEQFFCPCHAGRYEKNGKNVAGTPPLGPLDEFEVQEQDGYLMIGPAKANTLVK; encoded by the coding sequence ATGAGTAATAATCGAGTTTCACGTCGTCAATTTCTAAGCTATACACTTACTGGTGTAGGTGGATTTATGGCGGCAGGCATGCTAATGCCAATGCTTCGATTCGCAATTGATCCAGTGTTACAAAAGCATGATGGTGGAGATTTTGTCAAAACAGAGCATAAAGTCGCTGACCTCACTGAAGAACCTGTAAAAGTTGACTTTTCATTCGAACAAGTTGACGCATGGTACAAATCGAATGTTACAAACGTAGCGTGGGTATATAAAAACGGCGATCAAGTCATTGCTCTATCACCTGTTTGTAAGCATTTAGGATGTATGGTTGACTGGAATGGAGATTCTGGACACCCAGAACAATTCTTCTGCCCATGTCACGCAGGTCGTTATGAGAAAAACGGGAAAAACGTTGCAGGTACACCACCTCTAGGTCCGTTGGATGAATTTGAAGTACAAGAACAAGATGGCTATTTAATGATTGGTCCAGCAAAAGCAAATACTCTAGTTAAATAA
- the bshA gene encoding N-acetyl-alpha-D-glucosaminyl L-malate synthase BshA, whose product MKKLKIGITCYPTVGGSGVIATELGKMLAERGHEIHFITSSVPFRLNKIYPTVFFHEVEVSNYSVFQYSPYDIALASKMADVIKDEELDVLHVHYAIPHAVCAVLAREMSGRDIGIVTTLHGTDISVLGQDSTLSQAIKYGIDKSDIVTTVSQALKEQTYELIDTVKPIETIYNFVDEREYFPRNSGNLKEQFGIEEDEKVLIHVSNFRKIKNLPHIVDAFMKIRANMKAKLLLVGDGPEKHRVMDQVKESPYMKDVLFLGKQENLAELYAISDLKLLLSQQESFGLVLLEAMACGVPCIGSNVGGIPEVIEHGVDGYIVELGDTDAVAEYATHLLQDEEQLLRFREAAILAVGDKFHSSKIVEQYENLYEKVAERNHAKQ is encoded by the coding sequence ATGAAAAAGCTAAAAATCGGCATTACCTGTTATCCTACAGTTGGTGGCTCTGGTGTCATTGCAACAGAATTAGGCAAAATGCTTGCAGAAAGAGGACATGAAATTCATTTCATCACCTCAAGCGTACCATTTCGATTGAATAAAATTTATCCAACCGTCTTTTTCCATGAAGTCGAAGTTAGTAATTATTCAGTGTTTCAATATTCTCCATACGATATTGCATTAGCGAGTAAAATGGCAGACGTCATCAAGGATGAAGAGTTGGATGTGCTACATGTGCATTATGCCATCCCACATGCAGTGTGTGCGGTGCTAGCACGTGAAATGAGCGGTCGAGACATAGGCATCGTCACAACCCTTCATGGCACAGATATATCGGTGCTTGGGCAGGATTCTACGCTCTCACAGGCCATTAAGTATGGGATTGATAAATCTGATATTGTGACAACCGTGTCGCAAGCATTAAAAGAACAAACCTATGAACTAATTGATACAGTAAAACCAATTGAAACGATTTATAACTTTGTGGACGAACGCGAATACTTCCCACGCAATTCAGGAAACTTAAAAGAGCAATTTGGTATTGAAGAAGATGAAAAAGTCCTCATTCATGTATCAAACTTCCGTAAAATTAAAAACCTTCCACATATTGTAGACGCCTTTATGAAAATTCGTGCCAACATGAAGGCAAAGCTCTTATTAGTAGGAGATGGCCCAGAAAAGCATCGTGTCATGGACCAAGTAAAGGAAAGTCCATATATGAAGGATGTTTTATTTTTAGGGAAACAAGAAAACTTAGCTGAATTGTATGCGATTAGTGATCTAAAACTATTACTATCACAGCAGGAATCGTTTGGACTGGTTTTATTAGAGGCGATGGCTTGCGGTGTACCTTGTATTGGATCAAACGTAGGTGGTATTCCAGAAGTCATTGAGCATGGTGTAGATGGCTATATCGTGGAATTAGGGGATACTGATGCAGTGGCGGAGTATGCAACTCATTTATTGCAAGACGAGGAACAATTACTGCGTTTCCGAGAAGCGGCCATCCTTGCAGTAGGTGATAAATTCCACTCGTCCAAAATTGTGGAACAATATGAAAATTTGTACGAGAAGGTTGCGGAAAGAAATCATGCAAAACAATAA
- the mgsA gene encoding methylglyoxal synthase, producing MKIALIAHDRKKDNLVQFAIAYQNILHEHTLYATGTTGQRVIEATGLEVTRFRSGPLGGDQQIGAMIANNDMDMVIFFRDPLTAQPHEPDVSALIRLCDVYQVPLATNMGTAEILLKGLQEGFVDWRLIQERRN from the coding sequence ATGAAAATCGCATTGATTGCACATGATCGTAAAAAAGATAATTTAGTACAGTTTGCTATTGCTTACCAAAATATTTTACATGAACACACGCTATATGCTACCGGCACAACAGGACAACGTGTCATCGAAGCTACTGGTTTAGAAGTGACACGTTTTCGTTCAGGGCCACTTGGTGGCGATCAACAAATTGGCGCAATGATTGCCAATAATGATATGGACATGGTGATATTTTTCCGTGATCCGTTAACAGCACAACCACATGAGCCAGATGTTTCTGCACTAATCCGTCTTTGTGATGTTTACCAAGTGCCACTGGCGACAAATATGGGAACAGCAGAAATATTACTAAAAGGCCTACAAGAAGGTTTTGTGGATTGGAGACTGATACAAGAAAGACGTAATTAA
- the dapB gene encoding 4-hydroxy-tetrahydrodipicolinate reductase: protein MSIRVAIAGARGKMGAEAVHTVMKHDNMELVAVLDYKEVGKTLADLDIFPASYTVPIFTEMHDLVEATAPDVLVDLTNPHAVYNHTKEALNLNVRPVIGTTGFTDAQLEELSAMAKEKELGCIIAPNFAIGAILMMKFAKEAAKYLPDVEIIEMHHDQKLDAPSGTAVKTAQLIQEVRTPKAQGHPEEKETIKGARGGDFDGMRIHSVRLPGLVAHQQVLFGGDGQLLTIRHDSLNRNSFMSGVAFCIEEVMKMDQLVYGLENII from the coding sequence ATGTCGATTCGTGTAGCCATTGCAGGAGCAAGAGGAAAAATGGGGGCTGAGGCTGTACATACGGTCATGAAACATGACAATATGGAATTAGTAGCTGTACTAGATTATAAGGAAGTAGGAAAAACACTAGCTGATTTAGATATATTTCCAGCAAGTTATACAGTGCCTATTTTTACAGAAATGCATGATCTTGTAGAAGCAACTGCACCGGATGTACTAGTGGACTTAACCAATCCGCATGCAGTCTACAATCATACGAAGGAAGCACTGAATTTAAATGTACGACCTGTAATTGGTACAACAGGATTCACAGATGCACAACTAGAGGAATTATCAGCCATGGCCAAGGAGAAAGAGTTAGGTTGCATTATTGCACCGAACTTTGCGATTGGTGCTATCCTAATGATGAAGTTTGCAAAAGAAGCGGCCAAATACTTACCAGATGTAGAGATTATAGAAATGCACCATGATCAGAAGCTTGATGCACCATCTGGTACAGCGGTGAAAACGGCACAGTTAATACAAGAGGTCCGTACGCCAAAGGCACAAGGACATCCAGAAGAGAAAGAAACCATTAAAGGTGCAAGAGGTGGAGACTTTGATGGCATGCGTATTCACTCCGTACGTTTACCTGGTTTAGTGGCACACCAGCAAGTATTATTTGGAGGGGATGGACAGCTACTAACGATTCGCCATGATTCATTAAACCGTAATTCTTTTATGTCTGGTGTTGCGTTTTGCATAGAAGAGGTTATGAAAATGGATCAGCTTGTTTATGGTTTAGAAAACATCATCTAA
- the qcrB gene encoding menaquinol-cytochrome c reductase cytochrome b subunit: MLNKIYDWVDERLDITPIWRDIADHEVPEHVNPAHHFSAFVYCFGGLTFFITVIQILSGMFLTMYYVPDVVNAWKSVYYLQNEVAFGEIVRGMHHWGASLVIVMMFLHTLRVFFTGSYKKPRELNWMVGVGIFGVMMGLGFTGYLLPWDMKALFATKVGIEIAASVPFIGGMIKILLAGDTTILGAQTLTRFFAIHVFFLPAVLFGLLAAHFIMIRRQGISGPL, from the coding sequence GTGCTAAATAAAATTTATGATTGGGTCGATGAACGCCTAGATATTACACCGATTTGGCGTGATATTGCCGACCACGAAGTGCCAGAGCACGTTAACCCTGCACATCATTTTTCAGCATTCGTTTACTGCTTTGGTGGATTAACATTCTTCATCACAGTAATTCAAATTCTATCTGGTATGTTCCTAACAATGTACTATGTACCAGACGTTGTGAATGCCTGGAAATCAGTTTATTATTTACAAAACGAAGTAGCATTTGGTGAAATCGTACGCGGTATGCACCACTGGGGAGCTTCATTAGTTATCGTAATGATGTTCTTACATACACTTCGTGTATTCTTCACAGGTTCTTATAAAAAACCTCGTGAGTTAAACTGGATGGTTGGTGTAGGTATTTTTGGTGTAATGATGGGTCTTGGCTTTACAGGATACTTATTACCATGGGATATGAAAGCATTATTCGCTACTAAAGTAGGTATCGAAATTGCTGCATCTGTACCGTTTATCGGTGGGATGATTAAAATATTATTAGCGGGTGACACTACGATTCTTGGTGCTCAAACGTTAACTCGATTCTTTGCGATTCATGTATTCTTCTTACCTGCAGTATTGTTTGGGTTACTTGCAGCGCACTTTATCATGATTCGTCGTCAAGGAATTTCAGGACCGTTGTAA
- a CDS encoding DUF1405 domain-containing protein → MQITKAHIWYLLTHKSFLIALLIINLLGTIYGYYWYGWQLAITEPIFYIFVPDSPTASLFFCFVLIAWIMGKSWPLMEVLALVTLVKYGLWADVMNIWTLVETGSIGWQGWMLVGSHFAMAVQAVLYMKKYIFTYWHVAIAAVWTLHNDVIDYVFGQMPMYRDLANYTSYIGYFTFWLSIACILLAIFSIRWRKYLPN, encoded by the coding sequence ATGCAAATCACAAAAGCACATATTTGGTACCTTCTGACCCATAAATCCTTCTTGATAGCGCTGCTTATTATTAATCTACTAGGTACAATTTATGGCTATTATTGGTATGGGTGGCAGCTAGCCATCACAGAGCCTATTTTTTATATTTTTGTGCCAGATAGCCCGACAGCTAGCTTATTCTTTTGCTTTGTGTTGATCGCTTGGATTATGGGGAAAAGCTGGCCACTGATGGAAGTGCTTGCCCTTGTTACATTGGTGAAATATGGCTTATGGGCAGATGTGATGAATATTTGGACATTAGTTGAAACAGGATCTATTGGCTGGCAGGGCTGGATGTTAGTCGGTTCACACTTTGCTATGGCAGTGCAAGCTGTATTATACATGAAAAAATATATCTTCACTTATTGGCATGTTGCGATAGCAGCTGTTTGGACATTGCATAATGATGTCATTGACTATGTATTTGGTCAAATGCCTATGTATCGAGATTTAGCGAATTACACAAGCTACATTGGTTACTTTACATTTTGGTTATCAATTGCATGTATTTTACTTGCAATTTTCTCAATTAGGTGGCGCAAATATTTGCCGAATTAG
- a CDS encoding zinc metallopeptidase produces the protein MSMYIVYFAIIMLLPLYAQMKVKGTYNKFAKQRTMKGQTGAEVARAILDANGLYDVRVVPTQGVLSDHYNPATKTVALSESNFYEASVAGAAVAAHEVGHAIQHKEAYSMLTLRSKLVPVANISSNASWIFVMIGIFASSTNFLLLGIILLAAGVVFQLVTLPVEFDASKRALVQMNSLGIISNEEERPARKVLSAAALTYVAAAAVAVLELLRLVLIFTNMRSDD, from the coding sequence ATGAGCATGTATATTGTATATTTTGCGATTATTATGCTGCTTCCACTTTATGCTCAAATGAAGGTAAAGGGTACGTATAATAAATTTGCAAAGCAACGTACAATGAAGGGGCAAACTGGTGCAGAGGTAGCGCGTGCGATTTTAGATGCAAACGGCTTATATGATGTACGAGTTGTGCCAACGCAAGGTGTGTTGTCTGATCATTATAATCCGGCAACAAAAACTGTAGCTTTATCAGAAAGTAACTTTTATGAAGCGAGTGTTGCAGGTGCTGCGGTTGCTGCCCATGAGGTAGGTCACGCCATCCAACATAAAGAAGCTTATTCTATGCTTACATTACGTAGTAAGCTCGTTCCAGTAGCAAACATTTCTTCCAATGCGTCTTGGATTTTCGTAATGATAGGTATTTTTGCAAGTAGTACGAATTTCTTGCTATTAGGTATCATATTATTAGCAGCAGGTGTTGTTTTCCAATTAGTGACACTGCCAGTGGAGTTTGATGCTTCGAAACGTGCCTTAGTGCAAATGAATTCACTAGGTATTATTTCAAACGAAGAAGAACGTCCAGCACGAAAAGTGTTAAGCGCAGCAGCACTCACATATGTAGCAGCAGCAGCTGTAGCTGTACTTGAGTTATTACGTTTAGTTTTAATTTTTACAAATATGCGTAGCGACGACTAA